From a single Rutidosis leptorrhynchoides isolate AG116_Rl617_1_P2 chromosome 5, CSIRO_AGI_Rlap_v1, whole genome shotgun sequence genomic region:
- the LOC139850103 gene encoding uncharacterized protein, with translation MCRGFQQTERDRLLKIKAFYLLISISKTRKHLLPDSLTLHYLPRINGSPLEINGSVIRPDSPGFMTLYRVVSDECDGSVMYGCREKVRVSEGVRFEVYLKEEKVVKGYFRKDEGGEWKMECKCGLQGEMVVKVKEVEVSVAAEGDVDGDVEVMKEKVVMVVKRRCFEGLEEIVEEISEGDECGGCYCDCVCGGGGDVEVDQDCGDDVEGVRWAVDVGIWVMCLGVGVGYLVSKASSKSLRRRLL, from the coding sequence ATGTGTCGTGGATTTCAACAAACCGAGAGAGATCGCCTCTTAAAAATTAAAGCTTTTTATCTCTTGATATCCATTTCCAAGACCCGAAAACACTTATTACCCGATTCACTCACTTTACATTACCTCCCACGTATCAACGGCAGCCCATTGGAGATTAACGGGTCGGTTATCCGACCCGACTCGCCGGGGTTCATGACCCTTTACCGGGTTGTCTCGGATGAGTGTGACGGGTCGGTTATGTACGGGTGTAGGGAAAAAGTGAGGGTCAGTGAAGGTGTGAGGTTTGAAGTGTATTTAAAAGAAGAAAAGGTGGTAAAAGGTTATTTTAGGAAAGATGAGGGGGGTGAATGGAAAATGGAGTGTAAGTGTGGATTACAAGGGGAGATGGTGGTTAAGGTTAAGGAGGTGGAGGTTAGTGTGGCGGCGGAGGGTGACGTGGATGGTGACGTGGAGGTGATGAAGGAAAAGGTGGTTATGGTGGTTAAGAGGAGGTGTTTTGAGGGGCTGGAGGAAATAGTTGAGGAAATTAGTGAAGGGGATGAGTGTGGTGGTTGCTATTGTGATTGTGTTTGCGGTGGAGGTGGTGACGTGGAGGTGGATCAGGATTGTGGTGATGACGTGGAAGGGGTGAGGTGGGCAGTGGATGTAGGAATATGGGTGATGTGTTTAGGTGTTGGTGTTGGATACTTGGTTTCAAAAGCTTCATCAAAAAGTTTAAGGAGAAGATTATTGTAA